From Etheostoma spectabile isolate EspeVRDwgs_2016 chromosome 8, UIUC_Espe_1.0, whole genome shotgun sequence, a single genomic window includes:
- the tmpob gene encoding thymopoietin b gives MAEFLEDPSILTKDKLKSELTVNNVPLPSGEHKKEVYVQLYLKNLTILNNKKSPPADTFSSDEESPAPVVSNKSRSGRKATKKTDKPRTEEVEVTDLTDEDLKQQLAKHGVDSGPIVATTRKLYEKKLQKLLDQPPAEPEAPTDVTVLPKADSNQNGNTNSDQYSDKEDEEIAAPEPVPVVEKPVRSRGKAPVTVRTSSRRQTKVVDEIITEETPKKASDSVVEDILANEISTPTGMSATCRRPIRGAAGRPLKPSEYWLDESRVQHSIHTDTRSYSESFSRVGSSVSSSKAPARRGFLSMLLKLLLLVVVGGSLFYVYQNLDADNINTLKGLLDNAIVPLQGVVNNAATYLGIGSNAGATEGTNK, from the exons atGGCAGAATTTCTCGAAGATCCGTCGATTCTCACGAAAGATAAGCTGAAGAGTGAGCTCACAGTCAACAATGTGCCACTTCCCAGCGGAGAGCATAAAAAAGAAGTGTATGTGCAGCTGTATCTGAAGAACTTAACCATACTGAATAATAAGAAGAGCCCGCCTGCAGACACCTTCTCCAGCGACGAAGAGTCACCTGCTCCCGTGGTGTCCAACAAAAGTCGATCTGGAAGA AAAGCTACCAAAAAGACAGACAAGCCTCGCACAGAGGAAGTGGAGGTGACAGATCTCACTGATGAAGATCTAAAACAGCAGCTGGCCAAACATGGTGTGGACTCAGGACCCATTGTTG CCACTACCCGTAAGTTGTATGAGAAGAAGCTGCAGAAGCTTTTGGATCAGCCTCCAGCTGAACCTGAAGCTCCTACAGACGTCACGGTTCTCCCCAAGGCAGACAGTAACCAGAATGGCAACACAAATTCTGACCAGTACAGTGACAAGGAAGATG AGGAGATTGCTGCCCCAGAGCCAGTTCCTGTCGTGGAGAAGCCTGTGAGGAGCAGAGGGAAAGCTCCAGTTACCGTCAGAACCAGCAGCAGACGGCAAACCAAG GTGGTGGATGAAATTATTACTGAAGAAACCCCTAAGAAGGCCAGCGATAGTGTTGTTGAAGATATTCTTGCCAATGAAATAAGCACACCAACAGGCATGAG TGCGACTTGCAGGCGTCCGATCCGAGGGGCAGCTGGTCGACCTTTAAAACCAAGTGAATACTGGCTGGATGAGTCCCGTGTGCAGCACAGCATCCACACTGACACCCGCTCTTACTCGGAGTCTTTCTCCAGAGTGGGCAGCTCCGTCTCTTCAAGCAAAGCACCAGCCCGACGAGGCTTCTTGTCTATGTTGCTCAAGCTCCTGCTCCTTGTCGTGGTGGGTGGTTCTCTCTTCTATGTCTACCAGAACCTGGATGCCGATAACATCAACACCCTCAAAGGCCTCCTCGACAACGCCATTGTCCCCCTCCAGGGCGTTGTGAACAACGCAGCCACCTACCTGGGCATCGGCAGCAATGCCGGTGCTACAGAGGGCACCAACAAGTAA